A single Hemitrygon akajei chromosome 29, sHemAka1.3, whole genome shotgun sequence DNA region contains:
- the ubxn10 gene encoding UBX domain-containing protein 10 produces MTATEPTSRPSSGSKSTSFDLPVHSITDPNTNIMNVPRPKSAKGRSRSNSAYVHGTENCSYPVPIPTTFSDRSSCPSSSPPVLYPHSRITRVTKEEVPELLHPVPSRPSSSLNRYRVLPSIGTSVIRTKTPDHNVDLSIDIEEKLSLHGEKEPSHFKSKSPTSKAHSLVFPLDEPSESEPKLRLAVRYPSGQRFERCFRPTDTLQTILSVADWRSDGDYKNFVVETMDVPRRSFKDLSKTLEECGIQNKSVLCILHDDDD; encoded by the coding sequence ATGACTGCTACGGAGCCAACCAGCAGACCATCCTCTGGGTCCAAAAGCACTTCCTTTGATCTGCCTGTACACTCCATCACAGATCCCAACACCAACATCATGAATGTTCCAAGGCCTAAGTCTGCCAAAGGTCGGAGTCGCTCTAACTCAGCGTACGTTCACGGCACAGAGAATTGTTCCTATCCTGTTCCGATTCCAACTACCTTCAGTGATCGGAGCAGCTGTCCCTCATCCTCGCCCCCTGTCTTATATCCACACAGCAGGATCACTCGCGTGACCAAAGAGGAAGTCCCAGAACTTCTCCATCCTGTACCTTCTCGGCCATCGTCATCCTTAAATCGGTACAGAGTTCTTCCCTCCATTGGGACCAGCGTCATCAGAACAAAGACTCCAGACCATAATGTGGACTTAAGCATTGACATTGAAGAAAAATTAAGCTTACACGGGGAAAAGGAGCCATCACACTTTAAATCCAAAAGTCCAACTTCCAAAGCACATTCCCTTGTCTTCCCACTGGACGAACCTTCAGAATCTGAGCCGAAATTGCGACTTGCTGTGAGGTACCCATCAGGCCAGAGATTTGAGCGTTGCTTCAGGCCTACAGATACACTACAGACTATCCTGTCTGTGGCGGATTGGAGGAGTGATGGTGACTATAAGAATTTTGTCGTTGAAACGATGGATGTGCCTAGGAGGAGCTTCAAAGATTTGTCGAAGACACTGGAGGAATGTGGAATTCAGAATAAATCAGTTCTTTGTATCttacatgatgatgatgattaa